From the Acidilutibacter cellobiosedens genome, one window contains:
- the yhbY gene encoding ribosome assembly RNA-binding protein YhbY produces the protein MLTGKQRSFLKAIANSIEPIFQIGKNGITDNFIKQVDSALESREIIKIKVLNNSFLETDEMAKKISELVGAEFVQSIGNKFIIYRESKEKKKIELP, from the coding sequence TTGTTAACAGGGAAGCAAAGAAGCTTTTTAAAAGCTATAGCAAATAGTATAGAACCAATTTTTCAAATAGGTAAAAATGGAATTACCGATAATTTTATTAAACAAGTGGATAGTGCATTGGAATCAAGAGAAATAATTAAAATTAAAGTATTGAATAATAGTTTTTTGGAGACAGATGAAATGGCAAAAAAAATTTCAGAGTTAGTAGGAGCAGAATTTGTTCAGAGTATAGGGAATAAATTTATTATTTATAGAGAGTCTAAGGAAAAAAAGAAAATAGAACTTCCATAA
- a CDS encoding D-alanyl-D-alanine carboxypeptidase family protein, giving the protein MKKIISFFLFLLLITSYSYTFADDLSITGESAILIDGDTGQILYEKDPHKLLYPASTTKIMTGILAIELGNPEDVITIDEEVVDRTDGSHIALEPGEQLTLHDLLRALLIQSANDSAVAIAKYISGSVESFADLMNKKAEEVGALNTHFNNPNGLPDESHQTTAYDLAMMAKYAMKNDTFRSIVKNYTYTIPKTNKKDEPRHLQSNNRLLYSNEKIDVNGKLVPIKYDGIIGIKTGFTNAAQQCLVASAVRNGRYLISVVLKSTGKNIYSDTHKLLDYGFDNFNEVNLSFKNEFIKNIEIDNGSLNLVAGVTDKNLSTLIPKNSSDKIEKKINLPKTIEAPIKKGAVLGNIEYFLGGKSIGKVNVVSTVNVEKIPTTKIFTTFIFHNLWILILVLFSILLLRKIIKYNKRKRRKRRRNNYL; this is encoded by the coding sequence TTGAAGAAAATAATATCGTTTTTTTTATTTCTATTATTAATAACAAGTTATAGCTATACATTCGCTGATGATTTATCCATTACTGGAGAGAGCGCTATCCTAATAGATGGGGATACAGGCCAAATTTTATATGAAAAAGATCCTCACAAGCTTCTCTACCCTGCCAGCACTACTAAGATAATGACAGGAATATTAGCTATCGAATTGGGAAATCCCGAAGACGTTATCACCATTGATGAAGAAGTTGTGGATAGGACTGACGGGTCCCATATTGCTTTAGAACCCGGAGAACAATTGACACTACACGATCTTCTTCGTGCTCTTTTGATTCAATCCGCCAACGATTCCGCTGTTGCCATTGCCAAATATATTTCAGGAAGCGTTGAGAGTTTCGCAGATTTGATGAATAAAAAGGCAGAAGAAGTGGGAGCACTAAATACACATTTTAATAATCCTAACGGTCTGCCTGATGAATCACATCAGACCACTGCTTATGATTTAGCTATGATGGCTAAATATGCAATGAAAAACGATACCTTTAGAAGTATCGTTAAAAACTATACATATACGATACCAAAGACAAACAAAAAAGATGAGCCACGGCATCTGCAATCAAATAACAGATTGTTATATAGTAATGAAAAAATTGATGTAAACGGCAAATTAGTCCCTATTAAATATGACGGTATAATCGGTATAAAAACAGGCTTTACTAATGCCGCTCAGCAATGTCTTGTGGCGTCTGCCGTGAGAAACGGCAGATATTTAATTTCGGTAGTACTGAAGTCAACAGGGAAAAATATATATTCGGATACCCATAAGTTATTGGACTACGGTTTTGACAATTTCAACGAGGTCAATCTCTCCTTTAAAAACGAATTTATCAAAAATATAGAAATAGACAATGGATCTTTAAACCTTGTTGCGGGAGTTACCGATAAAAATTTAAGTACATTGATTCCTAAGAATTCTTCTGATAAAATAGAAAAAAAGATAAACCTTCCCAAAACGATTGAAGCTCCTATAAAAAAAGGAGCGGTTTTAGGGAATATAGAATATTTTTTAGGCGGGAAATCCATAGGAAAAGTAAATGTTGTATCCACTGTTAATGTTGAAAAAATACCTACAACTAAAATCTTTACAACTTTCATATTCCATAATTTATGGATACTTATATTGGTATTATTTTCTATCTTATTATTAAGAAAAATAATAAAATACAATAAAAGAAAAAGAAGAAAAAGGAGAAGAAACAATTACCTCTAA
- the yqeK gene encoding bis(5'-nucleosyl)-tetraphosphatase (symmetrical) YqeK — protein sequence MIEKWIEKRLIDDIGYKRYIHSVGVMETSVKLSKIYNCNMDKARMAGLLHDCGKLQDKKNYLKMIDDFDIILDNVMEHNIDLIHGPLGAKIAEKVYDVHDKEILSAIYYHTTGKENMSLLEKIVYIADYIEPNRDFEGVERVRELAFVDLNESLIQSMDNTIKYIVDKKILIHLDTIKARNYLILEKDSE from the coding sequence ATGATAGAAAAATGGATTGAAAAAAGGCTTATAGACGATATAGGCTATAAAAGATATATTCATTCTGTAGGGGTTATGGAAACAAGCGTGAAACTATCGAAGATATATAACTGTAATATGGATAAGGCTCGAATGGCAGGTTTACTTCATGATTGCGGGAAATTGCAGGATAAAAAAAATTATTTGAAAATGATTGATGATTTTGATATAATTTTAGATAATGTTATGGAACATAATATAGACCTTATCCATGGACCCCTTGGGGCTAAAATAGCAGAAAAGGTGTACGATGTTCATGATAAGGAAATATTGAGCGCGATATATTATCATACTACTGGAAAGGAAAATATGTCCTTACTTGAAAAAATAGTATATATAGCAGATTATATTGAACCGAACAGAGATTTTGAAGGAGTAGAACGTGTTAGAGAATTGGCTTTTGTGGATTTAAATGAAAGCTTGATACAATCTATGGATAATACTATAAAGTATATTGTAGACAAGAAAATATTGATTCATCTTGATACAATTAAAGCAAGAAATTATCTTATATTAGAAAAAGATTCGGAGTGA
- a CDS encoding LCP family protein: protein MKKKFLRTFLVSFLAFVLIYSGAIYYWINFKKDGNDENGGNFLTRLADDQDELTFLLLGIDSKDITKRDKERSDTMMLCKVDKSSGQVSILSIPRDSRVVIRGRKNEEKINHAHAYGGPELSVKTVRDLLGIDLDYYVRVDYKLVKDVVELIGGVEMNVPMDMNYDDPTADPPLHIHLKEGNQVLDGDKAMEFLRYRKGYKDQDLGRIKAQQEFVKAAISQALKPSNITKVPGMIKSYYSNVDTNIPFDLLTKFALKFNKIDVDNIQTATLQGEPKTIDGVSYYVLYKEENEDIVNNMFLEHKTVENQSEDLTEPN, encoded by the coding sequence ATGAAGAAAAAATTTTTGAGAACGTTCTTAGTTTCTTTCTTGGCATTTGTATTGATTTATTCAGGGGCTATTTATTATTGGATTAATTTTAAGAAGGATGGTAATGATGAAAATGGAGGTAATTTTTTAACGAGGCTTGCAGATGATCAGGATGAACTTACTTTTTTATTGTTGGGTATAGATTCTAAAGATATTACTAAAAGGGATAAGGAAAGATCCGATACTATGATGCTTTGCAAAGTCGACAAATCAAGTGGTCAAGTATCAATACTTTCGATTCCGAGGGATTCAAGAGTTGTTATAAGAGGAAGAAAAAATGAAGAAAAGATCAACCATGCTCATGCTTATGGAGGACCGGAATTATCCGTGAAAACCGTAAGAGATTTATTGGGTATAGATTTAGATTATTATGTCAGAGTAGATTATAAATTAGTTAAAGATGTTGTTGAGTTAATAGGCGGAGTAGAAATGAATGTCCCTATGGATATGAATTATGACGATCCTACTGCGGATCCTCCTCTTCATATTCATTTGAAGGAAGGAAATCAGGTTCTTGATGGGGACAAGGCTATGGAATTTTTAAGATACAGAAAGGGATATAAAGATCAAGATTTAGGAAGAATAAAAGCACAGCAGGAATTTGTTAAGGCTGCCATAAGCCAGGCTTTAAAGCCCAGTAATATTACAAAAGTTCCAGGGATGATTAAGAGCTATTATTCCAATGTGGATACAAATATTCCTTTTGATTTGTTAACGAAATTTGCTTTGAAGTTTAATAAAATTGATGTTGACAATATACAAACAGCGACTCTTCAAGGCGAACCGAAAACCATAGACGGAGTATCCTATTATGTGTTATATAAAGAGGAGAATGAAGACATAGTTAACAATATGTTCTTAGAACATAAAACTGTAGAAAATCAATCTGAAGATTTGACAGAACCAAATTAA
- the selD gene encoding selenide, water dikinase SelD, with protein sequence MVRLTQLTKKAGUAAKMGPDALAQVLCQLPQSYDNNIIVGLDTSDDACVYRISDEVAVIETLDFFTPIVDDPYTFGQIAATNALSDVYAMGGEPKLALNIVCFPNCLSPDILVQILKGGYDKVHEAGAALAGGHTIEDDEPKYGLSVTGFVHPDKIFTNSNSKSGDVLVLTKPLGIGIVNTAIKGEMADEKSYNEAVKVMTTLNKEAKDAAVKAGANSVTDITGFGLLGHTLEMAQGSNVTIKINYRSLPIIKNVLEYAQMGLVPAGAYSNEKHVGEKVFFKSEIPREIKDVMYDPQTSGGLLISLERKNLEVLLKELERTSLEYNVIGEVLKKESHSIIVE encoded by the coding sequence ATGGTCAGGCTTACTCAATTGACAAAAAAAGCTGGTTGAGCAGCAAAAATGGGGCCGGATGCCTTGGCACAAGTTTTGTGCCAGTTACCACAATCTTATGATAACAATATAATAGTAGGTCTCGATACCTCTGATGATGCCTGTGTATATAGGATAAGCGATGAAGTGGCTGTAATAGAAACTTTGGACTTTTTTACTCCAATTGTTGATGATCCTTATACTTTTGGACAGATAGCGGCAACAAATGCATTAAGTGATGTCTATGCCATGGGTGGGGAACCTAAATTGGCATTAAATATAGTATGTTTTCCAAATTGTTTATCACCGGATATATTGGTTCAAATACTTAAAGGGGGATATGACAAAGTTCACGAGGCAGGAGCAGCTTTAGCAGGAGGCCATACTATAGAAGATGATGAACCGAAATATGGACTTTCTGTAACAGGATTTGTTCATCCTGATAAGATATTTACCAACAGCAATTCAAAATCAGGAGATGTTCTTGTGCTTACAAAGCCTTTAGGTATCGGTATTGTAAATACTGCAATAAAAGGTGAAATGGCAGATGAAAAGTCGTATAACGAAGCAGTTAAAGTTATGACGACATTAAATAAAGAAGCCAAAGATGCGGCAGTTAAAGCGGGAGCCAACAGTGTGACGGATATTACGGGCTTTGGACTCTTAGGTCATACTTTGGAAATGGCACAGGGAAGCAATGTTACAATAAAAATAAATTACAGAAGCTTACCCATAATAAAAAATGTGTTGGAATATGCCCAAATGGGTTTAGTACCTGCAGGGGCTTATTCCAATGAAAAACATGTGGGAGAAAAAGTATTTTTCAAATCTGAAATTCCGAGAGAAATAAAGGACGTCATGTATGATCCTCAGACTTCAGGAGGACTGTTGATTTCTTTGGAGAGGAAAAACTTAGAGGTGTTGTTGAAAGAATTGGAAAGGACTTCCCTTGAGTATAATGTTATTGGAGAAGTATTAAAAAAAGAAAGCCACTCAATTATAGTGGAATAA
- the obgE gene encoding GTPase ObgE: MFIDSASIFVKAGKGGNGAVSFRREKFEPSGGPYGGDGGDGGSVIIESSESIRTLMDFRYKRRYIAENGEDGKTKKQYGKKGKDLLIKVPAGTLIKDGETKKVIADLKEANQRFIIAKGGKGGKGNAKFATSTRQAPRFAEAGEKGDEKNIILELKLLADVGLVGFPNVGKSTILSILSSAKPKIANYPFTTLEPNLGVVYIGEGESFVMADIPGLIEGAAEGVGLGHDFLRHIERTRLIVHVLDGSASEGRDPLNDFYKINDELFKYNEKLSDKYQIVVLNKMDIPGAMERSFSIENELKEKGFEVFKISSVTKEGIDALKYNIWNRLLKIERDYKTFDEVLEFSGEEGNKNNKDDIIVKKENEKYIVEGSFVEKLLYSTNFDDIDSLRYFQNTMRKRGIVDELKRLGIRENESVFICDHEFEFFE; this comes from the coding sequence ATGTTTATTGATTCAGCCAGTATATTTGTCAAAGCAGGAAAGGGCGGAAACGGAGCAGTTTCTTTCAGAAGAGAAAAGTTCGAGCCCTCAGGCGGCCCTTACGGGGGAGACGGGGGAGATGGAGGAAGTGTAATTATTGAGTCCAGTGAAAGTATCAGAACTTTAATGGATTTTAGATATAAAAGAAGATATATAGCCGAGAATGGAGAAGATGGAAAAACAAAAAAGCAGTATGGGAAAAAAGGAAAAGATCTTCTAATTAAAGTTCCTGCAGGAACTTTAATTAAAGATGGAGAAACAAAGAAAGTAATAGCGGATTTAAAGGAAGCAAATCAAAGGTTTATTATTGCTAAAGGCGGAAAAGGCGGTAAGGGAAATGCCAAATTCGCTACTTCTACCAGACAAGCACCGAGGTTTGCTGAAGCTGGTGAAAAGGGGGATGAAAAAAATATAATACTGGAACTAAAACTTTTGGCTGATGTAGGATTGGTAGGTTTTCCTAATGTAGGCAAATCGACGATTTTATCTATATTGTCATCTGCTAAACCTAAAATTGCGAATTATCCTTTTACTACGTTAGAGCCTAATTTAGGGGTAGTATATATTGGAGAAGGAGAAAGTTTTGTTATGGCAGATATTCCGGGACTAATAGAAGGAGCTGCCGAAGGAGTAGGATTGGGGCATGATTTTCTTCGCCATATAGAAAGAACAAGGCTTATAGTTCATGTATTGGACGGCTCTGCTTCTGAAGGGAGAGACCCTTTGAATGATTTTTATAAAATTAATGATGAGCTGTTTAAATACAATGAAAAATTATCGGATAAATATCAAATTGTAGTTTTAAATAAAATGGATATTCCGGGTGCAATGGAAAGAAGCTTTTCCATTGAAAATGAACTTAAGGAAAAAGGTTTTGAGGTATTTAAAATATCTTCGGTTACTAAGGAAGGAATAGATGCCCTTAAATATAATATATGGAACAGGTTGCTCAAAATAGAAAGGGATTATAAAACTTTTGACGAAGTGTTAGAATTTAGTGGAGAAGAAGGTAATAAAAATAATAAAGATGACATAATAGTTAAAAAGGAAAATGAGAAGTATATTGTAGAAGGAAGTTTTGTTGAAAAACTTTTATACTCAACTAATTTTGATGATATTGATTCACTTAGATATTTTCAGAATACTATGAGAAAGAGGGGAATAGTAGATGAGTTAAAAAGGTTAGGCATACGGGAAAACGAATCGGTATTCATCTGTGATCATGAATTCGAATTTTTTGAATAG
- the rpmA gene encoding 50S ribosomal protein L27, whose translation MIKLNLQLFAHKKGVGSSRNGRDSESKRLGVKRGDGQFVLAGNILVRQRGTKIHPGINVGRGGDDTLFAKIDGVVKFERKGKDKKQVSIYKKEELA comes from the coding sequence ATGATAAAATTGAATTTACAATTGTTCGCTCATAAAAAAGGAGTAGGAAGTTCAAGAAATGGAAGAGACAGTGAATCTAAAAGACTCGGAGTAAAAAGAGGAGACGGACAATTTGTTTTGGCCGGAAATATATTGGTACGCCAAAGAGGAACTAAAATTCATCCGGGAATTAATGTAGGAAGAGGCGGAGACGACACATTATTTGCAAAGATAGACGGAGTAGTTAAATTTGAAAGAAAAGGAAAAGATAAAAAGCAGGTAAGCATATATAAAAAAGAAGAGTTGGCCTAA
- the rsfS gene encoding ribosome silencing factor: MEDIDKRISIIVKACDDKKAFNIKTLNISKLTSIADYFIIASGNSTTQVAAISDEIEEKMSDNGFNVFHKEGYKSSRWILLDFGDIVVHVFHREDREFYNLERLWSDGEEIDNGRFLNAIKL, from the coding sequence TTGGAAGATATTGATAAGAGAATATCTATAATAGTTAAAGCATGTGATGATAAAAAAGCTTTTAATATTAAAACATTGAATATATCAAAATTGACGTCCATTGCTGATTATTTTATAATAGCAAGTGGGAATTCTACTACTCAGGTTGCCGCTATTTCAGATGAAATAGAAGAAAAGATGAGTGATAATGGTTTTAATGTATTTCATAAAGAAGGCTATAAGTCAAGCAGATGGATTCTTTTGGATTTTGGAGATATTGTTGTTCATGTTTTTCACAGGGAGGACAGAGAATTTTATAATTTGGAAAGACTTTGGTCAGATGGAGAGGAAATTGACAACGGTCGTTTTTTAAATGCAATAAAATTGTAG
- a CDS encoding ribosomal-processing cysteine protease Prp, with translation MIKVKILRNSEGGIVGYNVEGHSGYSRKGRDIVCAAVSILTQNSLIALHEVCGVDEENIKYYIDDKEGILKVLLQGNLNEVQRNNVYIVLSTMELGIKNLMESYPENVRLEDEEV, from the coding sequence GTGATTAAAGTTAAAATTTTGAGAAACAGTGAAGGAGGTATAGTAGGATACAATGTTGAAGGTCATTCTGGTTACTCCCGTAAAGGGAGAGATATTGTATGTGCTGCTGTATCGATACTAACTCAAAATTCACTTATAGCTTTACATGAAGTATGTGGTGTCGATGAAGAGAATATTAAATACTATATTGATGATAAAGAAGGAATATTGAAAGTTTTGCTTCAGGGAAATCTGAATGAGGTACAAAGAAATAATGTTTATATAGTTTTAAGCACTATGGAATTGGGAATTAAAAATTTGATGGAAAGTTACCCTGAAAATGTAAGGCTTGAGGATGAGGAGGTGTAA
- the nadD gene encoding nicotinate-nucleotide adenylyltransferase, which produces MKSNKIGIMGGTFDPIHIGHLIIAEESRVNFDLDKIIFVPTGEPPHKNLKNVTSAKHRYEMTLLSIMHNPYFYISDIEIKREGLTYTIDTIKYFKKRYPKSEIFFIIGADSLINIDKWKNSEELLRESKFIVAKRVGIEYSLLEERINEINDKYSKIVFSVTTPYIDISSTDIRKRVKNGENIKYYLPLDVEAYIKKNRLYR; this is translated from the coding sequence ATGAAGAGCAATAAGATAGGTATTATGGGAGGTACTTTTGACCCTATACATATTGGACATTTAATAATCGCTGAAGAATCGAGGGTTAATTTTGATTTAGATAAGATAATATTTGTTCCTACAGGAGAACCACCCCATAAAAATCTTAAGAATGTAACTTCAGCAAAGCATAGATATGAAATGACTCTTCTTTCCATTATGCACAATCCTTATTTCTATATATCAGATATAGAAATAAAAAGAGAAGGGCTAACTTATACTATAGATACAATTAAATATTTCAAAAAGAGGTATCCGAAATCCGAGATATTTTTTATTATTGGAGCTGATTCTTTAATAAATATAGATAAATGGAAAAATTCAGAAGAACTGTTAAGAGAAAGTAAGTTTATTGTTGCTAAAAGAGTAGGTATAGAATATTCTCTTCTTGAAGAGAGAATAAATGAGATTAATGATAAATATTCTAAAATTGTATTTTCAGTTACAACCCCATATATTGATATTTCTTCCACGGATATAAGAAAAAGAGTAAAAAATGGAGAGAACATAAAGTATTATTTACCCTTGGATGTTGAAGCTTACATAAAGAAAAATAGGTTGTACAGATAA
- the selA gene encoding L-seryl-tRNA(Sec) selenium transferase yields MENKNLFKLIPKVDELLEDSIIEKYIDYVPRKIIVNSIRDETDLLRKKIKDGRIEEKDLVKKIEELPTVIGKRIEDKNKFNLRKVINGTGVVLHTNLGRSMLSSYVLKGLEEISTNYSNLEFNLKTGERGSRYSHVEELLKSIAGCESAIVVNNNAAAVLLVLNTVAKEKEVIISRGELIEIGDSFRIPEVMEESGAHLLEVGTTNKTHLWDYENAINERTGALLKVHTSNYKILGFTSSVSVTELCGLKDKYGIPVIEDLGSGTLIDFSKYGMEYEPTVQDSVKNGGDIITFSGDKLLGGPQAGIIVGRKTYIDKMKKNPLTRAFRIDKLTLCALEETLRLYLDEEKAVEMIPTLSMLTLKSKELENRGIKLYNRIKECIDKKFADIDLVDDYSEVGGGSFPIGKFPTKCIMLSLKNIRPEEYEKRLRNFKVPIIARIYKDNIYLDLRTIMPDDYDILIEGLLYGLTVDEGV; encoded by the coding sequence ATGGAAAATAAAAACCTATTTAAATTGATTCCTAAAGTTGATGAATTGTTGGAAGATAGCATTATAGAAAAATATATAGATTATGTTCCCAGAAAAATTATAGTAAATTCAATTAGAGATGAAACAGATTTACTGAGGAAAAAAATCAAGGACGGAAGAATTGAAGAAAAGGATTTAGTCAAGAAAATTGAAGAACTTCCTACGGTTATCGGAAAGAGAATTGAAGATAAAAATAAATTTAATTTAAGAAAGGTTATAAATGGAACAGGTGTAGTGCTTCACACCAATTTAGGGCGTTCTATGTTAAGCTCTTATGTCCTGAAAGGGCTTGAAGAAATTTCAACCAATTATTCAAATTTGGAATTCAATTTAAAAACAGGGGAAAGAGGCTCGAGATATAGTCATGTGGAAGAACTTCTTAAGAGCATAGCCGGTTGTGAAAGTGCAATTGTTGTAAACAATAATGCGGCGGCGGTATTGCTTGTTTTAAATACTGTTGCAAAGGAGAAAGAAGTAATTATTTCGAGAGGAGAATTAATTGAAATAGGAGATTCTTTCAGGATACCGGAAGTTATGGAGGAAAGCGGGGCTCATTTATTAGAAGTCGGAACGACAAACAAAACTCATTTATGGGATTATGAAAATGCAATTAATGAGAGAACAGGAGCTTTATTAAAGGTTCATACGAGCAATTACAAAATATTGGGATTTACTTCTTCCGTATCCGTAACGGAACTATGTGGGCTGAAGGATAAATATGGTATACCTGTTATTGAAGATTTAGGAAGCGGAACCCTTATTGATTTTTCTAAATATGGAATGGAATATGAGCCTACGGTACAGGACTCCGTTAAAAACGGAGGGGATATAATTACATTTAGCGGCGATAAACTTCTTGGAGGACCTCAGGCAGGTATAATTGTAGGCAGGAAGACGTATATAGATAAGATGAAAAAGAATCCCCTTACGAGGGCATTTAGAATTGACAAATTAACTTTATGTGCTTTGGAAGAGACATTGAGGCTTTATTTAGATGAAGAAAAAGCGGTAGAGATGATTCCTACTTTAAGCATGTTGACATTAAAATCGAAAGAATTGGAAAATAGGGGAATAAAGTTGTATAATAGAATTAAAGAGTGCATTGATAAAAAATTTGCGGATATAGATTTGGTTGATGATTATTCTGAGGTTGGAGGAGGTTCTTTTCCTATAGGAAAATTTCCGACCAAGTGTATAATGTTATCGTTAAAAAATATCAGGCCGGAGGAATACGAAAAGAGGTTGAGAAATTTCAAAGTGCCTATAATTGCCAGAATATATAAAGATAATATATATTTAGATTTAAGAACCATAATGCCTGATGATTATGATATATTAATAGAAGGACTTTTATATGGCTTAACAGTTGATGAAGGAGTGTAG
- a CDS encoding helix-hairpin-helix domain-containing protein, with product MSSFTKREQIVILIIVVLMVFITILKFDKKDNVISLSEEKTVDEADEKEYEIEDDITKDQEESIMIHISGEVYKPGVYEMQKGDRVKDAVDKADGLKKDADIDKINLAKKLEDEEKIYIPAIGEEIENYSEDQTNGEKNDKIDINNADKEELMTLNGIGEVLADRIIEYRENNKFKTIEDLKNVSGIGDKKFESVKEYIIVK from the coding sequence ATGAGTTCCTTTACAAAGAGAGAACAAATAGTTATACTAATAATAGTTGTATTAATGGTTTTTATAACTATTTTGAAATTTGATAAAAAAGACAATGTCATTTCTTTGTCAGAAGAGAAAACAGTTGATGAAGCGGATGAGAAAGAATATGAAATAGAGGATGATATTACAAAAGATCAAGAAGAAAGTATAATGATCCATATCAGCGGCGAAGTGTACAAACCCGGAGTCTATGAAATGCAAAAGGGAGATCGGGTGAAGGATGCAGTAGATAAGGCAGATGGTTTGAAAAAAGATGCAGATATTGATAAAATAAACCTTGCTAAGAAGCTGGAAGATGAAGAAAAAATCTACATACCTGCAATCGGAGAAGAAATTGAAAATTATTCTGAAGATCAGACTAATGGTGAAAAAAATGATAAAATTGATATTAATAATGCAGATAAAGAAGAGCTGATGACTTTGAACGGTATAGGAGAAGTATTGGCCGATAGAATTATAGAATATAGAGAAAATAATAAATTTAAAACTATTGAAGATTTAAAGAATGTTTCAGGAATTGGAGATAAAAAATTTGAAAGCGTTAAAGAATATATAATCGTTAAATAG
- a CDS encoding RidA family protein: MSKSYVSTNKAPSAIGPYSQGIVSNNVIFTSGQLPINPENEKLIEGNIKEATKQCIENIKAILAEAGFTLEDIVKITIFITDMNNFGFVNEIYGEYFNKHKPARTCVEVSKLPKNAEIEIEATAFK; encoded by the coding sequence ATGAGTAAATCTTATGTATCAACAAATAAGGCACCTTCGGCAATAGGACCTTATTCTCAGGGGATAGTATCGAATAATGTGATTTTTACATCAGGCCAGTTGCCTATAAATCCTGAGAATGAGAAACTTATAGAAGGTAATATTAAGGAAGCTACAAAACAATGTATTGAAAATATTAAGGCAATACTTGCTGAAGCCGGTTTTACATTAGAGGATATAGTAAAGATAACTATTTTTATAACTGATATGAATAATTTTGGCTTTGTAAACGAAATATATGGAGAATATTTTAATAAGCACAAACCTGCAAGAACTTGTGTTGAGGTAAGCAAATTGCCGAAGAATGCAGAAATTGAAATAGAGGCAACAGCATTTAAATAA
- the rplU gene encoding 50S ribosomal protein L21, translating into MYAVIETGGKQYKVKEGDIVLVEKIDLQEGEKVEFEKVLFIAKDDDSVIGNPYISDAKVEGTVLEQGKGKKIIVFKYKPKKNYRKKQGHRQPYTKVKVEKIVG; encoded by the coding sequence ATGTATGCTGTTATTGAAACAGGTGGAAAGCAATACAAGGTTAAAGAAGGAGATATAGTACTTGTTGAAAAAATTGACCTTCAAGAAGGAGAAAAAGTTGAATTTGAAAAAGTACTTTTCATAGCAAAGGATGATGATTCGGTAATCGGGAATCCGTATATAAGCGATGCTAAAGTTGAAGGTACTGTTTTGGAACAAGGCAAGGGCAAGAAAATAATTGTATTCAAATATAAGCCGAAGAAGAATTATAGAAAAAAACAAGGCCATCGTCAACCATATACAAAGGTTAAAGTAGAAAAGATTGTAGGTTAA